In one Cyanobacteria bacterium GSL.Bin1 genomic region, the following are encoded:
- a CDS encoding DNA-binding protein, whose protein sequence is MLLTLLGLGGCHPKITSIATLDQQKEANSLVYVQGTVRDRAPLIKQTAYQLQDQTGKVWVITTKLPPESGQTITIQAKIKSKSIVLQQQQSQELYLQEVRQLPQSLK, encoded by the coding sequence CTGTTATTAACACTACTGGGGTTAGGGGGATGTCATCCAAAAATAACATCAATTGCGACATTAGATCAGCAAAAGGAAGCCAACTCACTGGTTTATGTGCAAGGAACTGTGCGCGATCGCGCCCCTTTAATCAAGCAGACCGCCTACCAACTTCAAGACCAAACGGGAAAAGTCTGGGTGATAACGACGAAACTGCCACCAGAAAGTGGTCAAACCATAACCATTCAAGCCAAAATAAAATCAAAATCAATTGTTCTCCAGCAGCAACAGTCTCAGGAACTTTATTTACAAGAAGTCCGACAGCTTCCGCAATCCTTAAAATAA
- a CDS encoding L-lactate dehydrogenase translates to MNQLFYEFPRNETEFSRVPSRKGVIIGAGQVGMACAYSLLIQNTLDEMVIVDINQEKLKGEVMDLTHGLPFVEPTQVYAGTVENAVNADIIIITAGAKQKPGQSRLDLVSRNVEIFRSLIPDLVRYAPQAIILIVTNPVDVMTYVSQKFSGLPPSQVLGSGTVLDTARFRSLLAQKFELDPRSVHAYIIGEHGDSEVPVWSALNISGMPILEGEMPPGKLAHVFEEVKNAAYEIIQRKGATSYAIGLGVTQIVQAILRNQNRILTVSTLIEDFVGIKDVCLSLPAVTNAQGVSRIVNLPLSDQERDQLQQSGQVLRKTIDQLTL, encoded by the coding sequence ATGAATCAACTATTTTACGAGTTCCCAAGAAACGAGACCGAGTTTTCGCGCGTTCCCTCCCGAAAAGGTGTCATTATTGGTGCAGGACAAGTCGGAATGGCTTGTGCCTATTCGCTTCTCATCCAAAATACCTTGGATGAAATGGTGATTGTTGATATCAATCAAGAAAAACTGAAAGGGGAAGTGATGGACTTAACGCATGGCTTACCCTTTGTCGAACCCACTCAGGTTTACGCGGGAACGGTTGAAAATGCAGTCAATGCCGATATTATCATTATCACGGCTGGGGCAAAACAAAAACCCGGACAAAGTCGTCTTGACTTGGTCTCTCGTAATGTGGAAATTTTCCGGAGTTTAATTCCCGATCTGGTGCGTTATGCGCCCCAGGCGATTATCCTGATTGTGACGAATCCTGTGGATGTGATGACCTATGTCTCGCAAAAATTCTCTGGTTTACCCCCATCGCAAGTTTTAGGATCGGGAACCGTTTTAGATACCGCTCGCTTTCGTTCCCTTCTTGCCCAAAAATTTGAACTTGATCCCCGTAGCGTCCATGCTTACATTATTGGCGAACATGGCGATAGTGAAGTTCCGGTTTGGAGTGCTCTGAATATCTCTGGGATGCCTATTCTGGAAGGAGAAATGCCTCCGGGCAAATTGGCTCACGTTTTTGAAGAAGTTAAAAATGCCGCTTACGAGATTATTCAACGGAAAGGGGCAACGAGTTACGCGATCGGTTTAGGGGTGACTCAAATTGTACAAGCGATTTTACGCAATCAAAATCGAATTTTAACCGTGAGTACCCTGATTGAAGATTTTGTTGGCATTAAAGATGTTTGTTTGAGTTTACCTGCCGTCACTAACGCTCAGGGAGTCAGCCGAATTGTTAATTTACCCCTATCCGATCAAGAACGGGACCAATTACAACAATCAGGGCAGGTTTTGCGGAAAACAATTGATCAACTCACCCTTTAA
- a CDS encoding FAD-dependent oxidoreductase — protein MDQRQSSNFPLLSSISRRRLLQLLGVGTVTSVLGYSRLVKPQPAIAQTRDLALPTHLQNQKSVVVVGAGLAGLACAYELSQRGFQVTLLEKSPQLGGKIASWDIQVGEETFRMEHGFHGFFPQYYNFNRLLEELNSKNNLHSLEFYSVVFRDGEYNPEVFRPNHSAFPWNIVDLAISSANRLRWGIDLTDRKHWEVFREIGGFHIPDTFKRLDNIAVSEWVEGSFPRGLYDLYFLPFAKSSLNAPDKLSVGELMQFFHFYFFGNPEGLAFNGTNDDMGTSIVTPIAKAIQNQGGTIVTEAEVTKIQCQDGKITSLNYQKGTAQPKAPFWVEKNPHLSDESISYYGAGDNVYLPTKDATEAISLTCTHQGCTVKPQADGQFLCPCHGSLFAADGTVLSGPAKQDLPRLQVVQQKDRAIQLVGTNPDDQSEHNLVADYFVFATDVPGVKHLFSLAEGESNPEQTAKINELAVADPFAVSRFWFNQDFDWEHSNFASLSGYHLTDSICLYHRIQTEYIAWNEKTGGSVVELHAYCYPEAEFPDQVTLLNTFEAELYEIVPELANATMLHRELVNQKNFSGYPPGSYASRPTTETEIANLFFAGDWVKMPFPCGLMERAVSSGFLAANAILNQQGLQQRQLLSVKPEGIFTI, from the coding sequence ATGGATCAACGTCAATCATCTAACTTTCCTTTGCTTTCGTCAATTTCTCGTCGCAGACTACTACAACTGTTAGGAGTGGGAACTGTAACGAGTGTTTTGGGTTACTCGCGTTTAGTGAAACCCCAACCCGCGATCGCGCAAACCCGTGATCTTGCCCTACCCACTCACCTACAAAATCAAAAAAGTGTCGTTGTTGTCGGGGCTGGTTTAGCTGGTTTAGCCTGTGCTTATGAACTGAGTCAGCGCGGGTTTCAAGTGACGCTGTTAGAAAAATCTCCCCAACTCGGCGGAAAAATTGCCAGTTGGGACATTCAAGTGGGAGAAGAAACCTTCCGCATGGAACATGGTTTTCACGGCTTCTTCCCGCAATATTACAACTTTAATCGTCTGCTTGAAGAACTCAACTCCAAGAATAATTTGCATTCCCTTGAGTTTTATTCTGTTGTCTTCCGCGATGGGGAATATAACCCCGAAGTGTTCCGTCCTAATCATTCTGCGTTTCCTTGGAATATCGTTGATCTAGCGATCTCTTCCGCTAACCGTCTCCGCTGGGGAATCGATCTCACGGATCGAAAACATTGGGAAGTCTTCCGAGAAATTGGGGGATTTCATATTCCCGATACTTTTAAACGCTTAGATAATATTGCTGTTTCCGAGTGGGTGGAAGGCAGTTTTCCCCGTGGCTTATATGATTTATATTTCCTTCCCTTTGCCAAATCCAGTCTTAATGCACCGGATAAACTCAGTGTCGGGGAACTGATGCAATTTTTCCACTTCTACTTCTTTGGCAATCCCGAAGGATTGGCGTTTAATGGCACGAATGATGATATGGGAACGAGTATTGTTACTCCCATTGCCAAGGCAATACAAAACCAAGGAGGAACCATCGTTACCGAAGCAGAAGTGACGAAAATTCAGTGTCAAGACGGAAAAATTACGTCTCTCAACTACCAGAAAGGAACAGCGCAACCGAAAGCCCCCTTCTGGGTCGAAAAAAATCCTCATCTTAGTGATGAAAGTATTAGCTACTATGGCGCAGGAGATAACGTCTATCTCCCCACAAAAGATGCAACCGAAGCCATCTCTCTTACCTGTACTCATCAGGGCTGTACAGTCAAACCCCAAGCCGATGGTCAATTTTTGTGTCCCTGTCATGGGTCCTTATTTGCAGCCGATGGTACAGTTCTCAGTGGTCCGGCTAAACAGGATTTACCCCGTTTACAAGTGGTGCAACAGAAAGATCGTGCAATTCAACTGGTTGGAACAAACCCCGATGACCAGAGCGAACACAACTTAGTTGCCGATTATTTTGTCTTTGCTACGGATGTTCCTGGAGTCAAACATTTATTCTCCCTTGCTGAAGGAGAGAGCAACCCCGAACAAACCGCAAAAATCAACGAACTAGCGGTTGCTGATCCCTTTGCAGTATCAAGATTCTGGTTTAATCAAGATTTTGATTGGGAACACAGTAACTTTGCCTCTCTCTCTGGCTATCATCTCACCGATAGCATTTGTTTGTATCATCGCATCCAAACCGAATACATTGCATGGAATGAAAAGACTGGGGGAAGTGTCGTCGAACTCCACGCATATTGCTATCCTGAAGCGGAATTTCCGGATCAAGTCACATTATTGAATACGTTCGAGGCGGAACTCTATGAAATTGTTCCTGAACTCGCAAATGCCACCATGTTGCATCGCGAACTCGTTAATCAAAAGAATTTCTCGGGTTATCCTCCCGGAAGCTACGCAAGCCGTCCAACAACGGAAACGGAAATCGCGAATCTATTTTTTGCCGGAGACTGGGTGAAAATGCCCTTTCCCTGTGGCTTAATGGAACGAGCGGTGAGTAGTGGTTTTTTAGCTGCCAACGCAATTTTAAATCAGCAAGGCTTACAACAGCGTCAGTTGTTATCGGTGAAACCAGAAGGCATTTTTACAATTTAG
- a CDS encoding MBL fold metallo-hydrolase, with product MVATPVQQKRLTIQTADLTSDTTAIRCLDWDRDRFDIEFGLQNGTTYNSFLIRGEKTALVDTSHEKFRDQYLSQLKALIDPTEIDYLVISHTEPDHSGLVKDVLEIAPQAVVVGSKVAIQFLEGFVHQPFERQVVKTGEQLDLGKGHQLEFVNAPNLHWPDTMLTYDWETGILFTCDVFGMHYCSDDLLDTDLEAIAPDYRFYYDCLMGPNARSVLSALKRMGKLGDVAMVANGHGPILRYNVEELIDRYRTWSENKAKAEKTVALFYVSDYGYSDRASQAIAYGITKTGINVEMMDLLAADQQEVRELVERSSAVVVGMPPASGEKAKEASATLGTILASVSSKQAMGVFESYGEDDEPIDPIKTRFSDLGLKEVFPAIRITDTPGEGTYKLCEEAGTDLGQWLQREKTVKQMKSLDGDLDKAMGRLSGGLYIITAKKGDLKSAMLASWVAQASFDPPGISIAVAKDRAIEALMQVGDQFVLNILEEGNYQHLMRHFLKRFKPGADRFEGVNTQPANNGSPILTDALAYLECEVVSRMECSDHWIVYNKITQGRVSKPESLTAVHHRKVGNHY from the coding sequence ATGGTTGCAACACCCGTACAACAAAAGCGTTTAACGATTCAAACGGCCGATCTGACTTCGGATACCACGGCAATTCGTTGCCTAGATTGGGACCGCGATCGCTTTGATATTGAATTTGGTTTACAAAATGGAACCACTTATAATTCTTTTTTGATTCGAGGAGAGAAAACCGCTTTAGTCGATACCTCCCATGAAAAGTTCCGCGATCAATATTTATCCCAACTCAAAGCTTTAATTGATCCGACAGAAATTGATTATCTTGTCATTAGTCATACCGAACCCGACCACAGTGGCTTAGTTAAAGATGTGTTGGAAATCGCCCCCCAAGCCGTTGTTGTGGGGAGTAAAGTCGCAATTCAGTTTTTAGAAGGGTTTGTGCATCAGCCTTTTGAACGGCAAGTGGTGAAAACGGGTGAACAACTGGATCTCGGCAAGGGTCATCAGTTAGAGTTTGTGAATGCCCCCAACTTACATTGGCCCGATACCATGTTGACTTACGATTGGGAAACCGGCATTTTGTTTACTTGCGATGTGTTTGGTATGCACTATTGCAGTGATGATTTGCTGGATACTGATCTAGAAGCAATTGCCCCTGATTATCGATTTTATTATGACTGTTTGATGGGACCGAATGCGCGTTCTGTGCTATCGGCGTTAAAACGAATGGGGAAACTCGGTGACGTAGCAATGGTTGCCAATGGTCATGGCCCAATTTTACGTTACAACGTCGAAGAATTAATTGATCGCTATCGCACCTGGAGTGAGAACAAAGCGAAGGCAGAAAAGACGGTTGCCCTCTTCTATGTTTCTGATTACGGTTACAGCGATCGCGCCTCCCAAGCCATTGCTTATGGCATTACCAAAACTGGCATCAATGTGGAAATGATGGACTTGTTGGCAGCGGATCAACAAGAAGTGCGAGAACTGGTGGAACGATCCAGTGCAGTAGTGGTCGGAATGCCCCCCGCCAGTGGGGAAAAAGCCAAAGAAGCCAGTGCAACCTTAGGAACGATTCTCGCCTCTGTCTCTTCCAAACAAGCCATGGGGGTGTTTGAATCCTATGGCGAAGATGATGAACCGATTGATCCGATTAAAACCCGTTTCTCTGATTTAGGCTTAAAAGAAGTCTTCCCGGCGATTCGGATTACCGATACTCCTGGCGAAGGGACTTACAAACTCTGTGAAGAAGCGGGAACCGACCTCGGACAATGGCTACAGCGGGAGAAAACCGTGAAACAAATGAAGTCCCTCGATGGGGATTTAGATAAAGCCATGGGACGCTTAAGTGGGGGACTCTATATTATTACCGCCAAAAAAGGCGACCTCAAAAGTGCCATGTTAGCCTCTTGGGTTGCCCAAGCCAGTTTTGATCCCCCAGGAATTAGTATTGCGGTGGCAAAAGACCGCGCGATCGAAGCCTTAATGCAGGTGGGTGACCAGTTTGTCCTCAACATCTTAGAAGAAGGGAACTATCAACATTTAATGCGACACTTCCTGAAGCGATTTAAGCCGGGTGCGGACCGCTTTGAAGGAGTCAATACCCAACCCGCTAACAATGGATCGCCCATTCTCACTGATGCCTTGGCTTACCTGGAATGCGAAGTTGTCAGCCGGATGGAATGCAGCGATCATTGGATTGTTTACAACAAAATTACCCAAGGGCGCGTCTCGAAACCGGAATCTTTAACTGCCGTTCACCACCGGAAAGTCGGCAATCATTACTAA
- a CDS encoding ABC transporter permease, with product MKYWRETIAVAQRILLELGRRRRSLIFWGIFPITILLLNGVILAERANLSTAEAFTNAAPVTLVGAALFFSCLGGSVATVVAEREQHTLKRLFLSPLSGFSYFLGIFLAHACIGIGQGLLVYCVGAFLGVRIEQHLLSGLLVILMSISAYVGLGFILGTQLARRTEDVNALVAAFGVPLLILGGTFLPASLFPENLLNIAAFNPIYHMNEALLGLWAQEESLSDLQSHLGFLVVFTPLMMGGGWLSYQGMLRRERRL from the coding sequence ATGAAATATTGGCGCGAGACGATAGCAGTGGCCCAGCGCATTTTATTAGAATTGGGACGACGACGACGCAGCTTAATTTTTTGGGGCATCTTCCCAATTACAATTTTGCTTCTCAATGGCGTAATTTTGGCAGAACGCGCTAATTTATCCACCGCAGAAGCGTTTACGAATGCTGCGCCTGTAACCCTAGTGGGGGCAGCCCTTTTTTTTAGCTGCTTGGGGGGAAGCGTGGCGACAGTGGTGGCGGAGAGAGAACAACATACTTTGAAACGTCTCTTCCTTTCGCCGTTAAGTGGCTTCTCCTATTTCCTGGGAATTTTTCTTGCCCATGCTTGTATTGGTATTGGTCAAGGGCTATTGGTTTATTGTGTTGGTGCATTTCTCGGCGTCCGCATTGAACAGCATTTATTATCCGGTTTATTGGTTATTTTAATGAGTATATCTGCTTATGTCGGTCTCGGTTTCATTTTAGGGACTCAGTTAGCTCGTCGAACCGAAGATGTTAATGCACTGGTTGCTGCATTTGGGGTTCCTTTACTCATTTTAGGGGGAACATTTCTCCCTGCTTCTCTATTTCCTGAAAATTTGCTTAATATTGCAGCGTTTAATCCCATTTATCACATGAATGAAGCGTTGTTAGGGCTTTGGGCACAAGAGGAATCCCTCAGTGATTTACAATCTCATTTAGGCTTTCTGGTGGTGTTTACACCGTTGATGATGGGCGGCGGTTGGCTGTCTTATCAGGGAATGCTACGACGAGAAAGGAGACTGTAA
- a CDS encoding ATP-binding cassette domain-containing protein, producing MLKIEGLGKAYGSREVLRNLSLTAYPEEVYGLLGPNGAGKTTTINILCNLLLRDRGTIEFNQQPITEQTKGLIGIAPQENLLYKSLSCQENLNFYGQLYGLNRKKRKARIEWCLEAIQLRDRATSVVANLSGGMQRRLNIAVALIHQPQLVILDEPTTGLDIETRYEIWALINNLRDSGMTILLTTHLLDEAEKLCQRIGIIKSGAIIAEGTLDNLKNVIPAAEIITIQTPAEEKAIERGKELGYTPRRYGNELAFWLPQLQDFQTIVDSFTGVPLDSLTRQPVRLEHIYLEIMQQN from the coding sequence GTGCTCAAAATTGAGGGGTTAGGTAAGGCGTATGGATCGCGAGAGGTGTTGCGAAATCTCTCGTTAACGGCATATCCAGAAGAAGTTTATGGATTATTAGGTCCGAATGGTGCGGGGAAGACGACCACGATTAATATTTTGTGTAATTTATTATTGCGCGATCGCGGCACGATTGAATTTAATCAACAACCGATTACCGAACAAACCAAAGGCTTAATTGGGATTGCACCGCAAGAGAATTTACTGTATAAAAGTCTTTCTTGCCAAGAAAATCTCAATTTTTACGGTCAATTATATGGCTTAAATCGCAAAAAAAGAAAAGCTAGAATTGAGTGGTGTTTAGAAGCCATTCAATTACGCGATCGTGCCACCAGTGTTGTTGCTAATCTTAGCGGCGGAATGCAACGCCGCCTTAATATTGCGGTTGCTTTAATTCATCAACCGCAACTAGTCATTTTAGATGAACCAACCACTGGCTTAGACATCGAAACGCGTTATGAAATTTGGGCCTTAATTAACAATTTACGAGACTCGGGAATGACGATTCTCTTAACCACTCATCTTTTAGATGAAGCAGAAAAACTGTGTCAACGAATTGGTATTATCAAATCTGGAGCAATTATTGCAGAAGGAACGTTAGACAATCTAAAAAATGTCATTCCAGCAGCAGAAATTATTACGATTCAAACCCCAGCAGAAGAAAAAGCAATTGAACGTGGAAAAGAACTCGGTTATACCCCACGTCGCTATGGCAATGAGTTAGCCTTTTGGCTGCCACAGTTACAAGACTTCCAAACAATTGTTGATTCCTTTACCGGGGTTCCTCTAGACTCTCTCACGCGACAACCAGTTCGTTTAGAACATATTTATCTGGAAATTATGCAACAGAATTAA